The following coding sequences are from one SAR324 cluster bacterium window:
- a CDS encoding 2-dehydro-3-deoxy-6-phosphogalactonate aldolase (catalyzes the formation of D-glyceraldehyde 3-phosphate and pyruvate from 2-dehydro-3-deoxy-D-galactonate 6-phosphate; functions in galactonate metabolism), whose amino-acid sequence CKALRAVLPKGTLLVVTGGVNSENLADFLVVSNGAGIGSALYSPGKAVKQIRTDALKFVHALPTGESNG is encoded by the coding sequence TGCAAGGCGCTGCGAGCGGTTTTGCCAAAGGGTACTTTGCTTGTTGTTACCGGGGGAGTCAACTCTGAGAATCTTGCAGACTTTCTTGTAGTCTCCAACGGGGCAGGGATCGGATCGGCTCTTTACTCTCCAGGAAAAGCCGTCAAACAAATCCGTACAGATGCTCTAAAGTTTGTTCATGCGTTGCCCACTGGGGAATCCAATGGTTGA